One genomic segment of Hordeum vulgare subsp. vulgare chromosome 2H, MorexV3_pseudomolecules_assembly, whole genome shotgun sequence includes these proteins:
- the LOC123424703 gene encoding serine/arginine repetitive matrix protein 2-like encodes MAISDTSASGGAGARHVRCPRCRSVLQEPAGVPVYQCGGCGASLRAKLRSGDTRDASVSVSAAPSTESVLPSPRRSQAQGGSGDVASTSGTTPDAPSTSYRGAGTTIRRGAGDLSPPARTHPSSPVVEKKGRDQHRSADEAEAAGSSQPRVRSCAVSASHARAAPSSASDIPSPRRTKAQSSHLAPEDVASTSAPAPTPDVRTTSPRGADATSRRETGRETSGDQTPARKRHSSVQSPPVVEKKGHDHHRSANQEDFGPRRGRGAVSAPNAGANFAEMRVSERGREAEPETDAARKKSPSPSKAAVGEAAPMPDRFADSRSAPAVVSWGRRDDAVAEPVPAVAEGKSPSPPPRHAQKMSPLHEKILKTVDELKGDLSELFSQSPEAKPRTPPRPPRRPRQEGHAPHPVTSTSRARHAAAAAAALHHRGNAGKHGEAALRGLPSRRYRRCRADPCDGRDARPAGPCRRSCCDHVRPECGSCRGHCCRPSRAQEPARPAAAEAKKRAPPPKHHCRPVLKGAPFIVCSSCFTLVQVPAGFAVASAKVRDLRCGACSAVLSYSYRDPDRKKPADDQCSTAGSSPARHFGARPDLFSFIEDFAGASSYSTTEDEQPLHVSRNSSFDTVVAAGEETAAARRHSHSLHRLMGYGSASELLLRRSPSLYEYGSPDKRSTPPSDASRRHDDRKGKGICVDDFTGDEDSDDSATLRRSNGRRAGWRPGQGVPAGAIRIR; translated from the exons ATGGCGATCTCGGACACCAGCGCCAGCGGCGGGGCCGGGGCTCGCCACGTGAGGTGCCCCAGGTGCCGCAGCGTCCTCCAGGAGCCCGCCGGCGTCCCGGTGTACCAATGCGGCGGGTGCGGCGCCAGCCTCCGAG CGAAACTCCGCAGCGGCGACACGCGGGACGCGTCCGTCTCCGTCAGTGCCGCTCCGTCTACGGAGAGCGTCCTGCCGTCTCCTCGCCGGAGCCAGGCTCAGGGCGGCTCCGGGGACGTGGCGAGCACCAGTGGCACGACTCCTGACGCTCCGAGCACCAGCTACCGAGGCGCCGGCACGACAATACGACGCGGGGCAGGTGATCTCTCGCCACCGGCGAGGACGCATCCCTCGTCGCCGGTCGTCGAGAAGAAGGGGCGTGATCAACACCGGAGCGCCGATGAGGCCGAAGCTGCTGGCAGCTCTCAGCCTCGCGTGAGAAGCTGTGCGGTCAGTGCTTCCCACGCCAGAGCTGCCCCGTCTTCGGCGAGTGACATACCGTCCCCTCGCCGGACCAAGGCTCAGAGCAGCCACCTGGCCCCCGAGGATGTCGCGAGCACCAGCGCCCCCGCCCCGACTCCTGATGTTCGAACCACCAGCCCCCGGGGCGCCGACGCGACAAGCCGACGCGAGACCGGCAGGGAGACGAGCGGCGATCAAACGCCAGCGAGGAAGCGTCACTCTTCGGTGCAATCGCCGCCGGTCGTCGAGAAGAAGGGGCATGATCACCACCGGAGTGCCAATCAGGAGGACTTCGGACCTCGCAGGGGGAGGGGCGCGGTTAGTGCTCCCAACgccggtgcaaacttcgccgagaTGCGAGTTTCAGAGAGGGGACGTGAAGCCGAGCCTGAAACTGATGCCGCGAGGAAGAAAAGTCCAAGTCCAAGCAAAGCGGCTGTCGGAGAAGCTGCACCAATGCCTGATCGTTTCGCGGATTCCCGGTCTGCACCGGCCGTGGTGAGCTGGGGACGGCGAGACGACGCCGTGGCGGAGCCGGTGCCGGCAGTTGCCGAGGGGAAGTCGCCGAGCCCTCCTCCTCGCCACGCGCaaaagatgagtcccctccacgaGAAGATCCTGAAGACGGTGGACGAGCTGAAGGGCGACCTCTCCGAGCTCTTCAGCCAGTCACCGGAGGCCAAGCCAAGGACACCACCCCGTCCGCCTCGCCGTCCCAGGCAAGAAGGGCACGCCCCTCACCCGGTCACCTCCACCAGCAGAGCTCGCcatgctgccgccgccgccgccgctctgcACCATCGCGGCAACGCGGGCAAGCACGGAGAGGCTGCCCTCCGCGGTCTGCCGTCGCGGCGGTATCGCCGGTGCCGGGCTGACCCGTGCGACGGCCGCGACGCGCGCCCTGCAGGACCGTGCCGGCGCAGCTGCTGCGACCACGTTAGGCCCGAGTGCGGCAGCTGCAGGGGGCACTGCTGCCGTCCGTCCAGAGCGCAGGAGCCCGCGCGGCCGGCCGCCGCGGAGGCCAAGAAGCGCGCGCCGCCGCCGAAGCACCACTGCCGGCCGGTCCTGAAGGGCGCGCCGTTCATCGTCTGCTCCAGCTGCTTCACGCTCGTCCAGGTGCCCGCcggcttcgccgtggcgagcgcCAAGGTGCGCGACCTGCGGTGCGGCGCCTGCTCGGCCGTGCTCTCCTACTCCTACCGCGACCCGGACAGGAAGAAGCCCGCCGACGACCAGTGCAGCACGGCCGGCTCCTCGCCCGCGCGCCACTTCGGCGCGCGGCCGGACCTGTTCTCGTTCATCGAGGACTTCGCTGGGGCGAGCAGCTACTCCACCACGGAGGACGAGCAGCCGCTGCACGTGTCGAGGAACTCGTCGTTCGACACCGTCGTCGCGGCGGGGGAGGAGACGGCGGCCGCGCGGCGGCACAGCCACAGCCTGCACCGTCTCATGGGGTACGGGTCGGCGAGCGAGCTGCTGCTGCGGCGCTCCCCGAGCCTGTACGAGTACGGGAGCCCCGACAAGAGGTCGACGCCGCCGTCGGACGCGAGCAGGCGGCACGACGACAGGAAGGGGAAAGGCATCTGCGTGGACgacttcaccggcgacgaggactcGGACGACAGTGCCACGCTGAGGCGATCGAACGGGAGAAGAGCTGGCtggaggcccggccagggggttcCGGCGGGAGCCATCAGGATCAGGTAG